A stretch of the Pongo pygmaeus isolate AG05252 chromosome 16, NHGRI_mPonPyg2-v2.0_pri, whole genome shotgun sequence genome encodes the following:
- the ELL3 gene encoding RNA polymerase II elongation factor ELL3: MEELQEPLRGQLRLCFTPAARTSLLLLRLNDAALRALQECQRQQVRPVIAFQGHRGYLRLPGPGWSCLFSFIVSQCCQEGAGGSLDLVCQHFLRSGPNRLHCLGSLRERLIIWAAMDSIPAPSSVQGHNLTEDARHPESWQNTGDYSEGDAVSQPQMALEEVSVSDPLASDQGQSLPGSSREHMAQWEVRNQTHVPNREPVQALPSSASRKRLDKKRSVPVATVEREEKRFRTLPLAPSPLQGLTNQDLQEGEDWEQEDEDMDPRLEHSSSVQEDSESPNPEDVPDYILQYRAIHSAEQQHAYEQDFETDYAEYRILHARVGTASQRFIELGAEIKRVQQGTPEYKVLEDKIVQEYKKFRKRYPGYREEKRRCEYLHQKLSHIKGLILEFEEKNRGS; encoded by the exons ATGGAGGAGCTCCAGGAGCCCCTGAGAGGACAGCTCCGGCTCTGCTTCACGCCAGCTGCCCGGACTAGCCTCTTACTGCTCAGGCTCAACGACGCTGCGCTGCGGGCGCTGCAAGAGTGTCAGCGGCAACAG GTACGGCCGGTGATTGCTTTCCAAGGCCACCGAGGG TATCTGAGACTCCCAGGCCCTGGTTGgtcctgcctcttctccttcatAGTGTCCCAGTGTTGCCAGGAGGGCGCTGGTGGTAGCTTGGACCTTGTGTGCCAACACTTCCTCAG GTCTGGGCCTAACCGCCTCCACTGCCTGGGCTCACTCAGGGAGCGCCTCATTATTTGGGCAGCCATGGATTCTATCCCAGCCCCATCATCAGTTCAGGGACACAACCTGACTGAAGATGCCAGACATCCTGAGAGTTGGCAGAACACAGGAGACTATTCTGAAGGAGATGCAGTATCACAGCCACAGATGGCACTAGAGGAG GTGTCAGTGTCAGATCCACTGGCAAGCGACCAAGGACAGTCACTCCCAGGATCCTCAAGGGAGCACATGGCACAGTGGGAAGTGAG AAACCAGACCCATGTTCCAAACAGAGAACCTGTTCAGGCACTGCCTTCCTCTGCCAGCCGGAAACGTCTGGACAAG AAACGTTCCGTGCCTGTAGCCACTGTAGAACGAGAAGAAAAGAGGTTCAGAACTCTGCCTTTAGCGCCAAGCCCCCTACAAGGCCTGACCAATCAGGATTTACAAGAGGGAGAAGATTGGGAGCAAGAAGATGAGGACATGGACCCCAGATTAGAACACAGTTCCTCAGTTCAAGAAG ATTCTGAATCCCCAAATCCTGAAGATGTACCAGACTACATCCT GCAATACAGGGCCATCCACAGTGCAGAACAGCAACATGCCTATGAGCAGGACTTTGAGACAGATTATGCTGAATACCGCATCCTGCATGCCCGTGTTGGGACTGCAAGCCAAAGGTTCATAGAGCTGGGAGCAGAGATTAAAAGAGTTCAGCAAGGAACTCCGGAATACAAG GTGCTGGAAGACAAGATAGTCCAGGAATATAAAAAGTTCAGGAAG CGGTACCCAGGTTACAGAGAAGAAAAGCGTCGCTGTGAGTACCTTCACCAGAAATTGTCCCACATTAAAGGTCTCATCCTGGAGTTTGAGGAAAAGAACAGAGGCAGCTGA
- the PDIA3 gene encoding protein disulfide-isomerase A3 encodes MRLRRLALFPGVALLLAAARLAAASDVLELTDDNFESRISDTGSAGLMLVEFFAPWCGHCKRLAPEYEAAATRLKGIVPLAKVDCTANTNTCNKYGVSGYPTLKIFRDGEEAGAYDGPRTADGIVSHLKKQAGPASVPLRTEEEFKKFISDKDASIVGFFDDSFSEAHSEFLKAASNLRDNYRFAHTNVESLVNEYDDNGEGIILFRPSHLTNKFEDKTVVYTEQKMTSGKIKKFIQENIFGICPHMTEDNKDLIQGKDLLIAYYDVDYEKNAKGSNYWRNRVMMVAKKFLDAGHKLNFAVASRKTFSHELSDFGLESTAGEIPVVAIRTAKGEKFVMQEEFSRDGKALERFLQDYFDGNLKRYLKSEPIPESNDGPVKVVVAENFDEIVNNENKDVLIEFYAPWCGHCKNLEPKYKELGEKLSKDPNIVIAKMDATANDVPSPYEVRGFPTIYFSPANKKLNPKKYEGGRELSDFISYLQREATNPPVIQEEKPKKKKKAQEDL; translated from the exons ATGCGCCTCCGCCGCCTAGCGCTGTTCCCGGGCGTGGCGCTGCTTCTCGCTGCGGCCCGCCTCGCGGCTGCCTCCGACGTGCTAGAACTCACAGACGACAACTTCGAGAGTCGCATCTCCGACACGGGCTCTGCGGGCCTTATGCTCGTCGAGTTCTTCGCCCCCTG gTGTGGACACTGCAAGAGACTTGCTCCTGAGTATGAAGCTGCAGCTACCAGATTAAAAGGAATAGTCCCATTAGCAAAG GTTGATTGCACTGCCAACACTAACACCTGTAATAAATATGGAGTCAGTGGATATCCAACCCTGAAGATATTTAGAGATGGTGAAGAAGCAGGTGCTTATGATGGACCTAGGACTGCTG ATGGAATTGTCAGCCACCTGAAGAAGCAGGCAGGACCAGCTTCAGTGCCTCTCAGGACTGAGGAAGAATTTAAGAAATTCATTAGTGATAAAGATGCCTCTATAGTAG GTTTTTTCGATGATTCATTCAGTGAAGCTCACTCCGAGTTCCTAAAAGCAGCCAGCAACTTGAGAGATAACTACCGATTTGCACATACGAATGTTGAGTCTCTGGTGAACGAGTATGATGATAATGGAGA gggTATCATCTTATTTCGTCCTTCACATCTCACTAACAAGTTTGAGGACAAGACTGTGGTATATACAGAGCAAAAAATGACCAGtggcaaaattaaaaagtttatccaggaaaacat ttttgGTATCTGCCCTCACATGACAGAAGACAATAAAGATTTGATACAGGGCAAGGACTTACTTATTGCTTACTATGATGTGGACTATGAAAAGAATGCTAAAGGTTCCAACTACTGGAGAAACAG GGTAATGATGGTGGCAAAGAAATTCCTGGATGCTGGGCACAAACTCAACTTTGCTGTAGCTAGCCGCAAAACCTTTAGCCATGAACTTTCTGATTTTGGCTTGGAGAGCACTGCTGGAGAGATTCCTGTTGTTGCTATCAGAACTGCTAAAGGAGAGAAGTTTGTCATGCAGGAGGAGTTCTC GCGTGATGGGAAGGCTCTGGAGAGGTTCCTGCAGGATTACTTTGATGGCAATCTGAAGAGATACCTGAAGTCTGAACCTATCCCAGAGAGCAATGATGGGCCTGTGAAG GTAGTGGTAGCAGAGAATTTTGATGAAATagtgaataatgaaaataaagatgtgcTGATTGAATTTTATGCCCCTTGGTGTGGTCACTGTAAGAACCTGGAGCCCAAGTATAAAGAACTTGGCGAGAAG CTCAGCAAAGACCCAAATATCGTCATAGCCAAGATGGATGCCACAGCCAATGATGTGCCTTCTCCATATGAAGTCAGAGG TTTTCCTACCATATACTTCTCTCCAGCCAACAAGAAGCTAAATCCAAAGAAATATGAA GGTGGCCGTGAATTAAGTGATTTTATTAGCTATCTACAACGAGAAGCTACAAACCCCCCTgtaattcaagaagaaaaacccaagaagaagaagaaggcacAGGAGGATCTCTAA